In one window of Paraflavitalea soli DNA:
- a CDS encoding TetR/AcrR family transcriptional regulator, whose product MAKIKSNRNSTRKEVIIAEAAKLFREKGFSATSMRDLAEHVGVEAASLYNHISSKAEILQEICFKVANQFMSHIEQVDNSQRSAIAKIEEILRFHIRQMVEHYEEVYVSDREWKHLTEPYMQNMQSQRRAYRQKIALVIEEGIRKGEIKHIDAPTAVLIMLHAVSGIESWHRSTKKIEGNVLEDNMVMILVEGLKK is encoded by the coding sequence ATGGCAAAAATTAAAAGCAACAGGAACAGCACCCGCAAAGAAGTGATCATTGCCGAGGCTGCTAAATTGTTTCGTGAAAAAGGTTTCAGCGCAACTTCCATGCGCGACCTGGCCGAACACGTTGGTGTAGAAGCTGCCAGCCTGTACAACCATATCAGCTCAAAAGCCGAAATATTACAGGAGATCTGCTTTAAAGTAGCCAACCAGTTCATGTCCCACATTGAGCAGGTCGATAACAGCCAGCGGTCCGCCATCGCCAAAATTGAAGAGATCCTGCGGTTCCATATCCGCCAAATGGTAGAACACTATGAGGAAGTATATGTGAGCGACCGGGAATGGAAACACCTCACCGAGCCTTACATGCAAAACATGCAAAGCCAGCGTCGTGCTTACCGCCAAAAGATTGCCCTCGTCATTGAAGAGGGCATCCGTAAAGGCGAAATAAAACATATCGATGCCCCTACTGCCGTATTGATCATGCTCCATGCCGTAAGTGGCATTGAATCCTGGCATCGCAGTACCAAAAAGATTGAAGGCAATGTATTGGAAGACAATATGGTCATGATCCTCGTGGAAGGATTGAAAAAATAA
- a CDS encoding PfkB family carbohydrate kinase has protein sequence MSLISVGTMAFDAIETPFGKTDQIIGGSATYVAYAASNFVQPIKQVSIVGFDFPKEEMDELTKRGVELDGVEVVADKKSFFWSGRYHMDMNTRDTLVTDLNVLLDFDPVLPESYQGAEFLMLGNLDPVIQKKVITQLKTRPKLIVMDTMNFWMEIAMPQLEETLKLVDVLMVNDSEARQLSAQFSLVKAAKEIMKMGPKYLIIKKGEHGALLFHGDQVFFAPALPLEAVFDPTGAGDTFAGGFMGHIARTRDISFENMKTAIIVGSAMASFCVEKFGPERLKEITQADIDERIQQFVSLVNFDIELTH, from the coding sequence ATGTCTTTGATCTCTGTAGGTACGATGGCCTTTGATGCTATTGAAACACCATTTGGCAAAACAGACCAGATCATAGGTGGTTCGGCCACTTATGTAGCTTATGCTGCCAGCAATTTTGTGCAGCCCATTAAGCAGGTGTCTATCGTAGGCTTCGATTTCCCGAAGGAAGAAATGGACGAATTGACAAAAAGAGGGGTAGAACTGGACGGTGTGGAAGTAGTGGCTGACAAGAAATCTTTCTTCTGGAGTGGCCGGTATCATATGGACATGAATACGCGGGATACGCTGGTTACAGACCTTAATGTATTGCTTGACTTTGATCCTGTATTGCCTGAATCGTACCAGGGAGCAGAATTCCTGATGCTGGGCAACCTGGACCCGGTGATCCAAAAAAAGGTGATCACGCAGTTGAAAACGCGCCCCAAGCTGATCGTAATGGATACGATGAACTTCTGGATGGAAATAGCCATGCCGCAGCTGGAAGAGACGCTGAAGCTGGTAGATGTGCTGATGGTGAATGACAGTGAAGCAAGGCAGTTAAGCGCGCAGTTCTCGCTGGTAAAGGCAGCCAAAGAGATCATGAAGATGGGACCTAAATACCTGATCATTAAGAAAGGGGAGCATGGCGCGCTGTTGTTCCATGGAGACCAGGTGTTCTTTGCGCCTGCGCTGCCGCTGGAAGCGGTGTTTGATCCTACAGGGGCCGGTGATACATTTGCCGGAGGTTTTATGGGTCATATAGCGCGTACGCGTGATATCTCCTTTGAGAATATGAAGACTGCTATTATTGTTGGCTCGGCGATGGCTTCTTTCTGTGTAGAGAAGTTTGGTCCGGAAAGGCTGAAGGAAATTACGCAGGCAGATATTGATGAGCGCATCCAGCAGTTTGTGAGCCTGGTGAATTTTGATATAGAGCTTACGCATTAA